A window of the Chloroflexaceae bacterium genome harbors these coding sequences:
- a CDS encoding stage V sporulation protein S produces the protein MLKVSTRSRPSAVAGAIAGVIRENGMAEVQSIGAGATNQAIKAVAIARSYLNEEGIDIVCVPSFIDVAIDEEERTAIRLLIERR, from the coding sequence GTGCTGAAAGTGTCGACGCGCTCGCGCCCAAGTGCCGTGGCCGGGGCCATTGCCGGTGTTATCCGTGAGAATGGGATGGCCGAGGTGCAGTCGATCGGCGCGGGCGCCACCAACCAGGCCATTAAGGCCGTCGCGATCGCCCGAAGCTACCTGAACGAGGAAGGGATTGATATCGTTTGCGTGCCTTCGTTTATTGACGTGGCCATTGATGAAGAAGAGCGCACCGCGATCCGTCTGCTTATCGAGCGGCGTTAG
- the rny gene encoding ribonuclease Y, with protein MTDLLWVALALVVGLGIGAGLGIAYVNHGLNSLAQQKTAEARLLLEEARSQQKEILLQAKDEALRIRNDAEAELRESRQGLQKQEERLQRKEENLDRKLEGLERRERQLQSRERQIEQLHQEAERLKLQQVAELERISQLGRDEARALILAQVEREARDEAARRIREIEQQARDEAEKTARKVIGLAIQRCATDYVAEMTVSTVNLPSEELKGRIIGREGRNIRAFEQYTGVDIIVDDTPEAVTLSCHDPVRREVARVALIKLLKDGRIHPARIEEVVQKTQLELENVMREEGERVAYEANVQGLHPDLIKLLGRLKYRTSYGQNVLQHSLECSLLAAHMAAELGANVNVAKTAALLHDIGKAVDHEVQGPHALIGADIARRLGRSPAIVHAIAAHHYDEEPTTVEAFLVIAADAISGGRPGARRETLDLYIKRLEALETVATSFPGVQRAFAVQAGREVRVMVQPDQIDDLASIHLARDVAKKIEESLQYPGQIKVTIIRETRAVDYAR; from the coding sequence AAAGGAAATTCTGCTTCAGGCAAAGGACGAGGCCCTGCGCATCCGCAACGATGCCGAGGCGGAATTGCGCGAAAGCCGCCAGGGCTTGCAGAAGCAGGAAGAGCGCCTGCAACGCAAGGAGGAGAATCTCGATCGCAAGCTCGAAGGGTTGGAACGGCGCGAACGCCAGCTCCAGAGCCGCGAGCGGCAGATCGAGCAATTGCACCAGGAGGCCGAACGGCTCAAGCTCCAGCAGGTCGCCGAGCTTGAGCGGATCTCGCAACTCGGGCGCGACGAGGCGCGGGCGTTGATCCTGGCCCAGGTCGAGCGCGAGGCCCGCGACGAGGCTGCGCGTCGCATTCGCGAGATCGAGCAGCAGGCGCGCGATGAGGCCGAGAAAACGGCGCGCAAGGTGATCGGCCTGGCGATCCAGCGCTGCGCCACCGACTATGTCGCCGAGATGACCGTCTCGACGGTGAACCTGCCCAGCGAAGAACTTAAAGGTCGGATCATCGGACGGGAGGGGCGCAATATCCGCGCCTTCGAACAGTACACCGGCGTGGATATCATCGTTGACGACACTCCCGAAGCTGTGACCCTCTCGTGCCACGACCCGGTGCGCCGGGAAGTGGCGCGGGTGGCGCTGATCAAACTTCTGAAAGACGGGCGCATCCATCCCGCCCGGATTGAAGAAGTGGTGCAGAAAACCCAGCTCGAACTGGAGAACGTGATGCGCGAGGAGGGCGAGCGCGTCGCCTATGAGGCGAACGTGCAGGGCCTGCACCCGGATCTGATCAAGCTGCTCGGGCGGCTGAAGTATCGCACCAGCTATGGTCAGAACGTGTTGCAACATTCGCTGGAATGTTCCCTCCTGGCTGCGCATATGGCCGCCGAACTCGGCGCCAACGTCAACGTCGCCAAGACGGCCGCCCTGCTCCACGACATTGGCAAGGCCGTCGATCACGAGGTGCAGGGGCCGCATGCGCTCATCGGCGCCGACATCGCCCGGCGCCTGGGGCGCTCCCCGGCCATTGTGCATGCCATCGCCGCGCACCACTACGACGAAGAACCGACCACTGTCGAGGCCTTTCTGGTCATCGCCGCCGACGCTATCTCCGGCGGGCGCCCCGGCGCGCGCCGCGAGACGCTTGACCTGTACATCAAGCGCCTGGAAGCCCTGGAAACCGTTGCCACGTCCTTCCCCGGCGTGCAACGGGCCTTCGCCGTACAGGCGGGCCGCGAGGTGCGCGTAATGGTCCAACCTGACCAGATCGATGATCTTGCCAGTATTCACCTCGCCCGCGATGTCGCCAAAAAGATCGAGGAAAGCTTGCAATATCCCGGTCAAATCAAGGTGACAATTATTCGCGAAACGAGAGCTGTTGACTACGCGCGCTGA